Proteins encoded by one window of Fusobacteriaceae bacterium:
- a CDS encoding SAM-dependent methyltransferase: MKTDKEMIVKEMEDLLKRRPESLVKGVFSDPVEKSAAKKCIARPFETRGVPALQFETLTETQAFHENLPLADPTALAAKLSACLDAFSQLLVITEDRILQYRRLRGSWDKKESEGSALPATSADKRRKGLILPEGVPVSFLVSLGIMGEEGRVRKDKYDKFRQINKYLEFIDDTIRELRDRGALQDTLRCVDFGCGKSYLTFALEHYLRELSGLSYEIRGLDLKEDVIDLCNDIAENLGCGNLSFLKGDIRDFSGFGEADLVFSLHACDNATDYAIEKALALKAKAILLVPCCQHEFYQKIGKTKESPFREKLPPLARDGILAERFAALATDAYRAQTLRVCGYSVRVMEFIDMEHTPKNILIRAIKTSIPAARLKKEQAALAALRETLGIRPLLDKLSAPFQKT, from the coding sequence GTGAAAACGGACAAGGAAATGATCGTCAAAGAAATGGAGGATTTGCTTAAGCGAAGGCCGGAAAGCCTTGTCAAGGGCGTATTTTCAGATCCTGTCGAGAAAAGCGCCGCCAAAAAATGTATCGCGCGGCCCTTTGAGACCAGGGGCGTGCCCGCCCTGCAGTTTGAGACGTTGACGGAGACTCAAGCCTTCCATGAAAATCTCCCGCTGGCGGATCCGACCGCCCTGGCTGCAAAGCTCTCCGCCTGCCTCGACGCCTTTTCCCAACTCCTTGTGATCACAGAGGACCGAATCCTTCAGTACCGGCGTCTGCGGGGCAGCTGGGACAAAAAGGAGAGCGAAGGATCGGCGCTCCCCGCAACCTCAGCCGACAAGCGGCGGAAAGGCTTGATCCTTCCCGAAGGCGTCCCCGTTTCCTTTCTCGTCTCCCTGGGGATCATGGGGGAAGAGGGCCGGGTCCGCAAGGATAAATACGACAAATTCCGCCAGATCAATAAATACCTGGAGTTCATCGACGACACGATCCGGGAACTGCGTGACCGGGGGGCGCTTCAGGATACGCTTCGCTGCGTGGATTTCGGCTGCGGAAAATCTTACCTGACTTTTGCCCTCGAGCACTATCTGCGGGAATTGAGCGGCCTTTCCTATGAGATCCGGGGTCTCGATCTCAAGGAAGACGTCATCGACCTGTGCAACGATATCGCGGAAAATTTAGGCTGCGGGAACCTTTCGTTTTTGAAGGGCGATATCCGGGATTTTAGCGGATTCGGAGAGGCCGATCTCGTCTTCTCGCTCCATGCCTGCGACAACGCCACGGACTACGCGATTGAAAAGGCCCTGGCCCTCAAGGCCAAAGCCATTCTGCTGGTTCCCTGCTGTCAGCACGAGTTTTACCAAAAGATCGGCAAGACCAAAGAATCCCCCTTCCGGGAGAAGCTCCCGCCGCTGGCCCGGGACGGGATCTTAGCCGAACGCTTCGCTGCCCTCGCTACCGACGCCTACCGGGCCCAGACGCTGCGGGTCTGCGGTTACAGCGTCCGCGTAATGGAATTTATCGATATGGAACATACGCCGAAAAATATCTTGATCCGGGCCATCAAGACAAGCATTCCGGCGGCGCGGCTGAAAA